In one Xiphophorus couchianus chromosome 17, X_couchianus-1.0, whole genome shotgun sequence genomic region, the following are encoded:
- the eps8a gene encoding epidermal growth factor receptor kinase substrate 8a isoform X1 has protein sequence MNGFDPPALNIFSSNINGLGAPSPDPPRNKAKSGAKALYEQRKNFSRSSINSLTDTSQYQVEHLTTFVLDRKDGMITVDDGVRRLRLLDAKGKVWTQEMLLQVEDKAVSLIDLDLQNELENFPIGSVQHCQAVMNACSYDSILALVCKDSGQSKADLHLFQCDDIKANLIHLDVESAMIDAKGGKVKKRPETLKMILKSDGMIPPPPTTPAPEAPASSNQDNRGRVAAWSAWANEQQHCEQQQPSQDDGAADMAALRVDRDVQILNHILDDVEFFVTKLQKAAEAFSELNRRKKGKKGKKKGPGEGVLSLRSKPPSEEEFVDCLQKFKHAFNQLAKLKDHIQNPSAVDLVHFLFTPLRMVVQASGGTELARSVLVPLLSRDAIEFLHATGTDEERHLWVTLGDGWTKCRLEWPKDHYFPQVALRFRDGWEPPVVPAVAPSREQELLQLAESLVNADTRGLEQGALQRFPLADGYALHNSAHKRFQVVDQNTAVAAFKHAVSRRVDRSLDPQIQLDQNLFAKSKYDFVARNNTELSVLKDELLEVLDDRKQWWKVRNGAGAAGYVPNNILELTRTSDLTGRGDPVYSHTIQLMMPKKEFELFKKQTTKSDPPPGKPQMSEVPSSPAPNRLPTPPLPPPAAEPVKPSGAALSRNNSSTSSDAGSTATREPVAQRAAVAGRRKSNMEEVQDELVHRLTLGRSAQKKFQVPSQSNSGNLPAPGITYDSPPDEVKTWLESKGFSPVTISSLGVLTGAQLFSLNKEELKTVCPDDGGRVFSQVTVQKAALEKSSGSELQEIMRRRQEKLAASTVDSGVESFDEGSTH, from the exons AACAAAGGAAGAACTTCTCCAGAAGCAGCATCAACAGCCTGACGGACACGTCGCAGTACCAGGTGGAG CACCTCACCACGTTCGTTTTGGACCGGAAAGATGGGATGATCACGGTGGACGACGGCGTGCGGCGGCTGCGCCTGCTGGACGCCAAGGGGAAGGTGTGGACACAGGAAATGCTGCTGCAGGTGGAGGACAAGGCGGTCAGCCTCATCGACCTGGACTTACAG AACGAGTTGGAGAACTTCCCCATCGGCTCCGTCCAGCACTGCCAGGCGGTGATGAACGCCTGCAGCTACGACTCCATCCTGGCGCTGGTGTGCAAAGACTCGGGTCAGAGCAAGGCGGACCTGCACCTGTTCCAGTGCGACGACATCAAG GCGAATCTGATTCACCTGGACGTAGAAAGTGCCATGATCGATGCCAAAGGGGGCAAAGTGAAGAAACGACCCGAGACGCTGAA GATGATCCTGAAGAGCGACGGCATGATCCCGCCTCCACCAACCACCCCCGCCCCCGAGGCGCCAGCCTCATCCAATCAGGACAACAGGGGGCGGGTCGCCGCCTGGTCGGCATGGGCCAATGAACAGCAGCACT gcgagcagcagcagccgtcGCAGGACGACGGCGCGGCGGACATGGCGGCGCTGCGGGTGGACCGGGATGTG caaattcTGAACCACATCCTGGACGACGTGGAGTTCTTTGTGACGAAACTGCAGAAGGCGGCTGAGGCATTCAGCGAGCTGAACAGGAGGAAGAAGGGCAAGAAGGGCAAGAAGAAAGGGCCGGGAG AGGGCGTCCTGTCCCTGAGGTCCAAGCCTCCCAGTGAAGAAGAGTTTGTGGACTGCTTGCAGAAGTTCAAACATGCCTTCAACCAGCTG GCGAAGCTGAAGGACCACATTCAGAACCCTAGTGCCGTGGATctggtccacttcctgtttaccCCGCTCAGGATG GTGGTCCAGGCGTCCGGTGGTACCGAGCTGGCCCGGAGCGTCCTGGTTCCGCTGCTCAGCAGAGACGCCATCGAGTTCCTCCACGCCACAGGGACTGATGAGGAGCGCCACCTGTGGGTGACTCTGGGCGATGGCTGGACCAAGTGCAG ACTGGAGTGGCCGAAGGATCACTACTTCCCTCAGGTGGCGCTGCGGTTCCGGGACGGCTGGGAGCCCCCCGTGGTTCCGGCTGTGGCTCCGAGTCGGGAGCAGGAACTCCTGCAGCTGGCCGAGAGCCTGGTGAACGCCGACACCCGCGGTCTGGAG cagggggcgctgcagcgGTTTCCTCTGGCTGACGGGTACGCTCTCCATAACTCCGCCCACAAACGCTTCCAGGTCGTGGACCAGAACACGGCCGTGGCTGCTTTCAAACACGCCGTCAGCCGCCGTGTGGACCG GAGTTTGGACCCGCAGATccaactggatcagaacctttTTGCCAAATCAAAGTACGACTTTGTGGCGAGGAACAACACGGAGCTGTCGGTTCTGAAAGACGAACTCCTCGAG GTTTTGGATGACCGGAAGCAGTGGTGGAAGGTCCGGAACGGCGCCGGCGCCGCCGGCTACGTGCCAAACAACATCCTGGAGCTGACCAGAACCTCGGACCTGACCGGCCGTGGAGACCCGGTCTACAGCCACACCATCCAG CTCATGATGCCTAAGAAGGAGTTTGAGTTGTTCAAG AAACAGACCACAAAGTCAGACCCACCTCCAGGTAAACCTCAGATGTCTGAGGTTCCGTCGTCGCCCGCCCCCAACCGGCTCCCCACGCCGCCGCTTCCTCCCCCCGCTGCAGAACCTGTCAAACCGAGCGGCGCCGCACTCAGccgcaacaacagcagcacatcAAGCGACGCCGGCAGCACTGCCACAAGGGAGCCGGTTGCCCAGAGAGCCGCCGTCGCAGGAC gcaGGAAGTCCAACATGGAGGAGGTCCAGGACGAGCTGGTCCACCGGCTGACTTTGGGTCGGAGCGCCCAGAAAAAGTTCCAGGTTCCGTCTCAGAGCAACAGCGGCAACCTGCCAGCTCCAGGAATCACCTACGACTCTCCGCCAGACGAAGTGAAGACCTGGCTGGAGTCCAAGGGCTTCAGCCCAGT GACGATCAGCAGCCTGGGCGTTCTGACCGGAGCCCAGCTGTTCTCCCTCAACAAGGAGGAGCTGAAGACGGTTTGTCCCGATGACGGGGGACGGGTCTTCAGCCAGGTGACGGTCCAGAAGGCGGCGCTGGAG AAGAGTTCAggctctgagctgcaggagATCATGAGGAGGCGGCAGGagaagctagcagctagcacCGTCGACTCGGGGGTGGAGTCTTTCGACGAAGGCAGCACCCACTGA
- the eps8a gene encoding epidermal growth factor receptor kinase substrate 8a isoform X3, with translation MNGFDPPALNIFSSNINGLGAPSPDPPRNKAKSGAKALYEQRKNFSRSSINSLTDTSQYQVEHLTTFVLDRKDGMITVDDGVRRLRLLDAKGKVWTQEMLLQVEDKAVSLIDLDLQNELENFPIGSVQHCQAVMNACSYDSILALVCKDSGQSKADLHLFQCDDIKANLIHLDVESAMIDAKGGKVKKRPETLKMILKSDGMIPPPPTTPAPEAPASSNQDNRGRVAAWSAWANEQQHCEQQQPSQDDGAADMAALRVDRDVQILNHILDDVEFFVTKLQKAAEAFSELNRRKKGKKGKKKGPGEGVLSLRSKPPSEEEFVDCLQKFKHAFNQLAKLKDHIQNPSAVDLVHFLFTPLRMVVQASGGTELARSVLVPLLSRDAIEFLHATGTDEERHLWVTLGDGWTKCRLEWPKDHYFPQVALRFRDGWEPPVVPAVAPSREQELLQLAESLVNADTRGLEQGALQRFPLADGYALHNSAHKRFQVVDQNTAVAAFKHAVSRRVDRSLDPQIQLDQNLFAKSKYDFVARNNTELSVLKDELLEVLDDRKQWWKVRNGAGAAGYVPNNILELTRTSDLTGRGDPVYSHTIQKQTTKSDPPPGKPQMSEVPSSPAPNRLPTPPLPPPAAEPVKPSGAALSRNNSSTSSDAGSTATREPVAQRAAVAGRRKSNMEEVQDELVHRLTLGRSAQKKFQVPSQSNSGNLPAPGITYDSPPDEVKTWLESKGFSPVTISSLGVLTGAQLFSLNKEELKTVCPDDGGRVFSQVTVQKAALEKSSGSELQEIMRRRQEKLAASTVDSGVESFDEGSTH, from the exons AACAAAGGAAGAACTTCTCCAGAAGCAGCATCAACAGCCTGACGGACACGTCGCAGTACCAGGTGGAG CACCTCACCACGTTCGTTTTGGACCGGAAAGATGGGATGATCACGGTGGACGACGGCGTGCGGCGGCTGCGCCTGCTGGACGCCAAGGGGAAGGTGTGGACACAGGAAATGCTGCTGCAGGTGGAGGACAAGGCGGTCAGCCTCATCGACCTGGACTTACAG AACGAGTTGGAGAACTTCCCCATCGGCTCCGTCCAGCACTGCCAGGCGGTGATGAACGCCTGCAGCTACGACTCCATCCTGGCGCTGGTGTGCAAAGACTCGGGTCAGAGCAAGGCGGACCTGCACCTGTTCCAGTGCGACGACATCAAG GCGAATCTGATTCACCTGGACGTAGAAAGTGCCATGATCGATGCCAAAGGGGGCAAAGTGAAGAAACGACCCGAGACGCTGAA GATGATCCTGAAGAGCGACGGCATGATCCCGCCTCCACCAACCACCCCCGCCCCCGAGGCGCCAGCCTCATCCAATCAGGACAACAGGGGGCGGGTCGCCGCCTGGTCGGCATGGGCCAATGAACAGCAGCACT gcgagcagcagcagccgtcGCAGGACGACGGCGCGGCGGACATGGCGGCGCTGCGGGTGGACCGGGATGTG caaattcTGAACCACATCCTGGACGACGTGGAGTTCTTTGTGACGAAACTGCAGAAGGCGGCTGAGGCATTCAGCGAGCTGAACAGGAGGAAGAAGGGCAAGAAGGGCAAGAAGAAAGGGCCGGGAG AGGGCGTCCTGTCCCTGAGGTCCAAGCCTCCCAGTGAAGAAGAGTTTGTGGACTGCTTGCAGAAGTTCAAACATGCCTTCAACCAGCTG GCGAAGCTGAAGGACCACATTCAGAACCCTAGTGCCGTGGATctggtccacttcctgtttaccCCGCTCAGGATG GTGGTCCAGGCGTCCGGTGGTACCGAGCTGGCCCGGAGCGTCCTGGTTCCGCTGCTCAGCAGAGACGCCATCGAGTTCCTCCACGCCACAGGGACTGATGAGGAGCGCCACCTGTGGGTGACTCTGGGCGATGGCTGGACCAAGTGCAG ACTGGAGTGGCCGAAGGATCACTACTTCCCTCAGGTGGCGCTGCGGTTCCGGGACGGCTGGGAGCCCCCCGTGGTTCCGGCTGTGGCTCCGAGTCGGGAGCAGGAACTCCTGCAGCTGGCCGAGAGCCTGGTGAACGCCGACACCCGCGGTCTGGAG cagggggcgctgcagcgGTTTCCTCTGGCTGACGGGTACGCTCTCCATAACTCCGCCCACAAACGCTTCCAGGTCGTGGACCAGAACACGGCCGTGGCTGCTTTCAAACACGCCGTCAGCCGCCGTGTGGACCG GAGTTTGGACCCGCAGATccaactggatcagaacctttTTGCCAAATCAAAGTACGACTTTGTGGCGAGGAACAACACGGAGCTGTCGGTTCTGAAAGACGAACTCCTCGAG GTTTTGGATGACCGGAAGCAGTGGTGGAAGGTCCGGAACGGCGCCGGCGCCGCCGGCTACGTGCCAAACAACATCCTGGAGCTGACCAGAACCTCGGACCTGACCGGCCGTGGAGACCCGGTCTACAGCCACACCATCCAG AAACAGACCACAAAGTCAGACCCACCTCCAGGTAAACCTCAGATGTCTGAGGTTCCGTCGTCGCCCGCCCCCAACCGGCTCCCCACGCCGCCGCTTCCTCCCCCCGCTGCAGAACCTGTCAAACCGAGCGGCGCCGCACTCAGccgcaacaacagcagcacatcAAGCGACGCCGGCAGCACTGCCACAAGGGAGCCGGTTGCCCAGAGAGCCGCCGTCGCAGGAC gcaGGAAGTCCAACATGGAGGAGGTCCAGGACGAGCTGGTCCACCGGCTGACTTTGGGTCGGAGCGCCCAGAAAAAGTTCCAGGTTCCGTCTCAGAGCAACAGCGGCAACCTGCCAGCTCCAGGAATCACCTACGACTCTCCGCCAGACGAAGTGAAGACCTGGCTGGAGTCCAAGGGCTTCAGCCCAGT GACGATCAGCAGCCTGGGCGTTCTGACCGGAGCCCAGCTGTTCTCCCTCAACAAGGAGGAGCTGAAGACGGTTTGTCCCGATGACGGGGGACGGGTCTTCAGCCAGGTGACGGTCCAGAAGGCGGCGCTGGAG AAGAGTTCAggctctgagctgcaggagATCATGAGGAGGCGGCAGGagaagctagcagctagcacCGTCGACTCGGGGGTGGAGTCTTTCGACGAAGGCAGCACCCACTGA
- the eps8a gene encoding epidermal growth factor receptor kinase substrate 8a isoform X5, whose translation MNGFDPPALNIFSSNINGLGAPSPDPPRNKAKSGAKALYEQRKNFSRSSINSLTDTSQYQVEHLTTFVLDRKDGMITVDDGVRRLRLLDAKGKVWTQEMLLQVEDKAVSLIDLDLQNELENFPIGSVQHCQAVMNACSYDSILALVCKDSGQSKADLHLFQCDDIKANLIHLDVESAMIDAKGGKVKKRPETLKMILKSDGMIPPPPTTPAPEAPASSNQDNRGRVAAWSAWANEQQHCEQQQPSQDDGAADMAALRVDRDVQILNHILDDVEFFVTKLQKAAEAFSELNRRKKGKKGKKKGPGEGVLSLRSKPPSEEEFVDCLQKFKHAFNQLAKLKDHIQNPSAVDLVHFLFTPLRMVVQASGGTELARSVLVPLLSRDAIEFLHATGTDEERHLWVTLGDGWTKCRLEWPKDHYFPQVALRFRDGWEPPVVPAVAPSREQELLQLAESLVNADTRGLEQGALQRFPLADGSLDPQIQLDQNLFAKSKYDFVARNNTELSVLKDELLEVLDDRKQWWKVRNGAGAAGYVPNNILELTRTSDLTGRGDPVYSHTIQLMMPKKEFELFKKQTTKSDPPPGKPQMSEVPSSPAPNRLPTPPLPPPAAEPVKPSGAALSRNNSSTSSDAGSTATREPVAQRAAVAGRRKSNMEEVQDELVHRLTLGRSAQKKFQVPSQSNSGNLPAPGITYDSPPDEVKTWLESKGFSPVTISSLGVLTGAQLFSLNKEELKTVCPDDGGRVFSQVTVQKAALEKSSGSELQEIMRRRQEKLAASTVDSGVESFDEGSTH comes from the exons AACAAAGGAAGAACTTCTCCAGAAGCAGCATCAACAGCCTGACGGACACGTCGCAGTACCAGGTGGAG CACCTCACCACGTTCGTTTTGGACCGGAAAGATGGGATGATCACGGTGGACGACGGCGTGCGGCGGCTGCGCCTGCTGGACGCCAAGGGGAAGGTGTGGACACAGGAAATGCTGCTGCAGGTGGAGGACAAGGCGGTCAGCCTCATCGACCTGGACTTACAG AACGAGTTGGAGAACTTCCCCATCGGCTCCGTCCAGCACTGCCAGGCGGTGATGAACGCCTGCAGCTACGACTCCATCCTGGCGCTGGTGTGCAAAGACTCGGGTCAGAGCAAGGCGGACCTGCACCTGTTCCAGTGCGACGACATCAAG GCGAATCTGATTCACCTGGACGTAGAAAGTGCCATGATCGATGCCAAAGGGGGCAAAGTGAAGAAACGACCCGAGACGCTGAA GATGATCCTGAAGAGCGACGGCATGATCCCGCCTCCACCAACCACCCCCGCCCCCGAGGCGCCAGCCTCATCCAATCAGGACAACAGGGGGCGGGTCGCCGCCTGGTCGGCATGGGCCAATGAACAGCAGCACT gcgagcagcagcagccgtcGCAGGACGACGGCGCGGCGGACATGGCGGCGCTGCGGGTGGACCGGGATGTG caaattcTGAACCACATCCTGGACGACGTGGAGTTCTTTGTGACGAAACTGCAGAAGGCGGCTGAGGCATTCAGCGAGCTGAACAGGAGGAAGAAGGGCAAGAAGGGCAAGAAGAAAGGGCCGGGAG AGGGCGTCCTGTCCCTGAGGTCCAAGCCTCCCAGTGAAGAAGAGTTTGTGGACTGCTTGCAGAAGTTCAAACATGCCTTCAACCAGCTG GCGAAGCTGAAGGACCACATTCAGAACCCTAGTGCCGTGGATctggtccacttcctgtttaccCCGCTCAGGATG GTGGTCCAGGCGTCCGGTGGTACCGAGCTGGCCCGGAGCGTCCTGGTTCCGCTGCTCAGCAGAGACGCCATCGAGTTCCTCCACGCCACAGGGACTGATGAGGAGCGCCACCTGTGGGTGACTCTGGGCGATGGCTGGACCAAGTGCAG ACTGGAGTGGCCGAAGGATCACTACTTCCCTCAGGTGGCGCTGCGGTTCCGGGACGGCTGGGAGCCCCCCGTGGTTCCGGCTGTGGCTCCGAGTCGGGAGCAGGAACTCCTGCAGCTGGCCGAGAGCCTGGTGAACGCCGACACCCGCGGTCTGGAG cagggggcgctgcagcgGTTTCCTCTGGCTGACGG GAGTTTGGACCCGCAGATccaactggatcagaacctttTTGCCAAATCAAAGTACGACTTTGTGGCGAGGAACAACACGGAGCTGTCGGTTCTGAAAGACGAACTCCTCGAG GTTTTGGATGACCGGAAGCAGTGGTGGAAGGTCCGGAACGGCGCCGGCGCCGCCGGCTACGTGCCAAACAACATCCTGGAGCTGACCAGAACCTCGGACCTGACCGGCCGTGGAGACCCGGTCTACAGCCACACCATCCAG CTCATGATGCCTAAGAAGGAGTTTGAGTTGTTCAAG AAACAGACCACAAAGTCAGACCCACCTCCAGGTAAACCTCAGATGTCTGAGGTTCCGTCGTCGCCCGCCCCCAACCGGCTCCCCACGCCGCCGCTTCCTCCCCCCGCTGCAGAACCTGTCAAACCGAGCGGCGCCGCACTCAGccgcaacaacagcagcacatcAAGCGACGCCGGCAGCACTGCCACAAGGGAGCCGGTTGCCCAGAGAGCCGCCGTCGCAGGAC gcaGGAAGTCCAACATGGAGGAGGTCCAGGACGAGCTGGTCCACCGGCTGACTTTGGGTCGGAGCGCCCAGAAAAAGTTCCAGGTTCCGTCTCAGAGCAACAGCGGCAACCTGCCAGCTCCAGGAATCACCTACGACTCTCCGCCAGACGAAGTGAAGACCTGGCTGGAGTCCAAGGGCTTCAGCCCAGT GACGATCAGCAGCCTGGGCGTTCTGACCGGAGCCCAGCTGTTCTCCCTCAACAAGGAGGAGCTGAAGACGGTTTGTCCCGATGACGGGGGACGGGTCTTCAGCCAGGTGACGGTCCAGAAGGCGGCGCTGGAG AAGAGTTCAggctctgagctgcaggagATCATGAGGAGGCGGCAGGagaagctagcagctagcacCGTCGACTCGGGGGTGGAGTCTTTCGACGAAGGCAGCACCCACTGA
- the eps8a gene encoding epidermal growth factor receptor kinase substrate 8a isoform X4, with protein sequence MNGFDPPALNIFSSNINGLGAPSPDPPRNKAKSGAKALYEQRKNFSRSSINSLTDTSQYQVEHLTTFVLDRKDGMITVDDGVRRLRLLDAKGKVWTQEMLLQVEDKAVSLIDLDLQNELENFPIGSVQHCQAVMNACSYDSILALVCKDSGQSKADLHLFQCDDIKANLIHLDVESAMIDAKGGKVKKRPETLKMILKSDGMIPPPPTTPAPEAPASSNQDNRGRVAAWSAWANEQQHCEQQQPSQDDGAADMAALRVDRDVQILNHILDDVEFFVTKLQKAAEAFSELNRRKKGKKGKKKGPGEGVLSLRSKPPSEEEFVDCLQKFKHAFNQLAKLKDHIQNPSAVDLVHFLFTPLRMVVQASGGTELARSVLVPLLSRDAIEFLHATGTDEERHLWVTLGDGWTKCRLEWPKDHYFPQVALRFRDGWEPPVVPAVAPSREQELLQLAESLVNADTRGLEQGALQRFPLADGYALHNSAHKRFQVVDQNTAVAAFKHAVSRRVDRSLDPQIQLDQNLFAKSKYDFVARNNTELSVLKDELLEVLDDRKQWWKVRNGAGAAGYVPNNILELTRTSDLTGRGDPVYSHTIQLMMPKKEFELFKKQTTKSDPPPGKPQMSEVPSSPAPNRLPTPPLPPPAAEPVKPSGAALSRNNSSTSSDAGSTATREPVAQRAAVAGRRKSNMEEVQDELVHRLTLGRSAQKKFQVPSQSNSGNLPAPGITYDSPPDEVKTWLESKGFSPVTISSLGVLTGAQLFSLNKEELKTVCPDDGGRVFSQVTVQKAALEVAADRAEFVEIMRRRQELLSSSP encoded by the exons AACAAAGGAAGAACTTCTCCAGAAGCAGCATCAACAGCCTGACGGACACGTCGCAGTACCAGGTGGAG CACCTCACCACGTTCGTTTTGGACCGGAAAGATGGGATGATCACGGTGGACGACGGCGTGCGGCGGCTGCGCCTGCTGGACGCCAAGGGGAAGGTGTGGACACAGGAAATGCTGCTGCAGGTGGAGGACAAGGCGGTCAGCCTCATCGACCTGGACTTACAG AACGAGTTGGAGAACTTCCCCATCGGCTCCGTCCAGCACTGCCAGGCGGTGATGAACGCCTGCAGCTACGACTCCATCCTGGCGCTGGTGTGCAAAGACTCGGGTCAGAGCAAGGCGGACCTGCACCTGTTCCAGTGCGACGACATCAAG GCGAATCTGATTCACCTGGACGTAGAAAGTGCCATGATCGATGCCAAAGGGGGCAAAGTGAAGAAACGACCCGAGACGCTGAA GATGATCCTGAAGAGCGACGGCATGATCCCGCCTCCACCAACCACCCCCGCCCCCGAGGCGCCAGCCTCATCCAATCAGGACAACAGGGGGCGGGTCGCCGCCTGGTCGGCATGGGCCAATGAACAGCAGCACT gcgagcagcagcagccgtcGCAGGACGACGGCGCGGCGGACATGGCGGCGCTGCGGGTGGACCGGGATGTG caaattcTGAACCACATCCTGGACGACGTGGAGTTCTTTGTGACGAAACTGCAGAAGGCGGCTGAGGCATTCAGCGAGCTGAACAGGAGGAAGAAGGGCAAGAAGGGCAAGAAGAAAGGGCCGGGAG AGGGCGTCCTGTCCCTGAGGTCCAAGCCTCCCAGTGAAGAAGAGTTTGTGGACTGCTTGCAGAAGTTCAAACATGCCTTCAACCAGCTG GCGAAGCTGAAGGACCACATTCAGAACCCTAGTGCCGTGGATctggtccacttcctgtttaccCCGCTCAGGATG GTGGTCCAGGCGTCCGGTGGTACCGAGCTGGCCCGGAGCGTCCTGGTTCCGCTGCTCAGCAGAGACGCCATCGAGTTCCTCCACGCCACAGGGACTGATGAGGAGCGCCACCTGTGGGTGACTCTGGGCGATGGCTGGACCAAGTGCAG ACTGGAGTGGCCGAAGGATCACTACTTCCCTCAGGTGGCGCTGCGGTTCCGGGACGGCTGGGAGCCCCCCGTGGTTCCGGCTGTGGCTCCGAGTCGGGAGCAGGAACTCCTGCAGCTGGCCGAGAGCCTGGTGAACGCCGACACCCGCGGTCTGGAG cagggggcgctgcagcgGTTTCCTCTGGCTGACGGGTACGCTCTCCATAACTCCGCCCACAAACGCTTCCAGGTCGTGGACCAGAACACGGCCGTGGCTGCTTTCAAACACGCCGTCAGCCGCCGTGTGGACCG GAGTTTGGACCCGCAGATccaactggatcagaacctttTTGCCAAATCAAAGTACGACTTTGTGGCGAGGAACAACACGGAGCTGTCGGTTCTGAAAGACGAACTCCTCGAG GTTTTGGATGACCGGAAGCAGTGGTGGAAGGTCCGGAACGGCGCCGGCGCCGCCGGCTACGTGCCAAACAACATCCTGGAGCTGACCAGAACCTCGGACCTGACCGGCCGTGGAGACCCGGTCTACAGCCACACCATCCAG CTCATGATGCCTAAGAAGGAGTTTGAGTTGTTCAAG AAACAGACCACAAAGTCAGACCCACCTCCAGGTAAACCTCAGATGTCTGAGGTTCCGTCGTCGCCCGCCCCCAACCGGCTCCCCACGCCGCCGCTTCCTCCCCCCGCTGCAGAACCTGTCAAACCGAGCGGCGCCGCACTCAGccgcaacaacagcagcacatcAAGCGACGCCGGCAGCACTGCCACAAGGGAGCCGGTTGCCCAGAGAGCCGCCGTCGCAGGAC gcaGGAAGTCCAACATGGAGGAGGTCCAGGACGAGCTGGTCCACCGGCTGACTTTGGGTCGGAGCGCCCAGAAAAAGTTCCAGGTTCCGTCTCAGAGCAACAGCGGCAACCTGCCAGCTCCAGGAATCACCTACGACTCTCCGCCAGACGAAGTGAAGACCTGGCTGGAGTCCAAGGGCTTCAGCCCAGT GACGATCAGCAGCCTGGGCGTTCTGACCGGAGCCCAGCTGTTCTCCCTCAACAAGGAGGAGCTGAAGACGGTTTGTCCCGATGACGGGGGACGGGTCTTCAGCCAGGTGACGGTCCAGAAGGCGGCGCTGGAG GTGGCGGCCGACCGGGCCGAGTTCGTGGAGATCATGCGGCGCAGACAGGAACTGCTCAGCTCGTCGCCGTAG